One genomic segment of Betaproteobacteria bacterium includes these proteins:
- a CDS encoding Stp1/IreP family PP2C-type Ser/Thr phosphatase, with amino-acid sequence MAILSAALEFASATDPGRVRSHNEDSIGTEPAIGLAVLADGMGGYNAGEVASGIAVAVVSSETKRALDGSALHSVDPGSGQTEAERIAREHSAKANTSIFEAARSQPQYSGMGTTLVVALFFDNRVCVAHVGDSRLYRLREETFEQVTRDHSLLQEQIDSGMITREAAKLSQNKNLVTRALGIDAEVDTEVHVYETKPGDTYLLCSDGLSDMVGDDDMQLTLTSLQANLQLAAEQLVQQANDNGGRDNISVILVRVKDDYAAPKGWIARLLSWFK; translated from the coding sequence ATGGCCATATTGTCCGCGGCTCTGGAGTTCGCCTCGGCCACCGATCCGGGGCGAGTGCGATCGCACAACGAGGATTCGATCGGCACCGAACCGGCGATCGGCCTGGCCGTGCTTGCCGATGGCATGGGCGGTTACAACGCGGGCGAGGTGGCCAGCGGGATCGCCGTGGCCGTCGTATCGTCCGAGACCAAGCGCGCGCTCGATGGCAGCGCGCTGCACTCGGTCGATCCCGGCAGCGGCCAGACCGAAGCGGAGCGCATTGCCCGTGAACATAGCGCGAAGGCCAATACCTCGATCTTCGAGGCGGCCCGCAGCCAGCCGCAGTACTCGGGCATGGGCACCACCCTGGTGGTGGCGTTGTTCTTCGACAACCGTGTCTGCGTGGCCCACGTGGGCGATTCGCGCCTGTACCGCCTGCGGGAGGAAACGTTCGAGCAGGTCACACGCGACCATTCCTTGTTGCAGGAACAGATCGACAGCGGCATGATTACCCGCGAGGCGGCCAAGCTGTCTCAGAACAAGAACCTGGTGACGCGCGCACTGGGCATCGACGCCGAGGTCGATACCGAGGTTCATGTTTACGAGACCAAGCCGGGCGATACCTACCTGCTGTGCTCGGACGGGCTCAGCGACATGGTCGGGGACGACGACATGCAGCTCACGCTGACCAGCCTGCAGGCCAATCTGCAATTGGCGGCGGAACAGCTCGTTCAGCAAGCGAACGACAATGGCGGTCGGGATAACATTTCGGTGATACTGGTCAGGGTCAAGGACGACTATGCTGCGCCCAAGGGCTGGATTGCGCGGCTCTTATCGTGGTTCAAATAA
- a CDS encoding CHASE2 domain-containing protein: MKKHAVRIGFGILVVLAFLAHAAGWIRLPLVEHLEALTYDARLNLTMPKTLDERIVIIDIDEDSLRPREEGGEGRWPWPRNRLALMMDNLFDKYGAAIVGFDVVFAERDQSSGLGVLRDLAKSQLKDNASFQSALSRMEPQLDYDRLFAERMRQRPVVLGYYFSSERRAAVSGMLPAPVLPPGTFAGKNIPFYTAQGYGGNLPKLLEAAAGAGHFNPYTDPDGVSRRVPMLVEYKGAYYEPLSLAMVRVLLGMSAAAKSGATTISLPKVVPGYPAEGIWSRGYQGLEWLQVGPLHIPVDDRVTALVPYRGKQGSFKYLPAADVIQGKADPADLKGKIVLVGTTAPGLFDLRSTPVASVFPGVEIHANLIAGMLDQSIKQKPPYVLGAEIVLLLLTGVAMTLALPLLTPDRQALATVGALAAVVAVNIAIFHYENLVLPLASGVVMIAVLFIFSMAYGFFVEARGKRQITSLFGQYVPPELVDEMAKNPASFSMEPESREMTVLFSDVRGFTTISEGLEPKELSSLMNEFLTPLTEVIYSQRGTIDKYMGDAIMAFWGAPLPAQDHSRQGIKAALEMHRKLAALQPEFRSRNWPQIQIGVGLNTGRMSVGNMGSSVRLAYTVMGDAVNLASRLESLTKEYGVAIIVGESTRSLTAQDFVYRELDRVRVKGKLEPVAIYEPIGAAGEVDKRTLDELRLFSQALKLYRAQDWDMAELQLINLLKISPESRLYQLYVERIGAFRTSPPGRGWDGAFTFEHK; encoded by the coding sequence TTGAAGAAGCACGCCGTGCGCATCGGCTTCGGCATCCTGGTCGTGCTGGCGTTCCTCGCCCACGCGGCCGGCTGGATCCGGCTGCCGCTAGTGGAGCACCTGGAAGCGCTCACTTACGATGCGCGGCTCAATCTCACGATGCCGAAGACCCTGGATGAGCGCATCGTCATCATCGACATCGACGAAGACAGTCTGCGTCCGCGCGAGGAGGGCGGCGAGGGGCGCTGGCCGTGGCCGCGTAACCGGCTCGCGCTCATGATGGACAATCTGTTCGACAAGTACGGGGCCGCGATCGTCGGGTTCGACGTGGTGTTCGCGGAGCGCGACCAGAGCTCGGGGCTCGGCGTATTGCGCGATCTGGCGAAATCGCAGCTGAAGGACAACGCCTCGTTCCAGTCCGCGCTGTCGCGGATGGAGCCGCAGCTCGACTACGACCGCTTGTTCGCCGAGCGCATGCGCCAGCGCCCCGTAGTGCTCGGTTACTATTTCTCCTCCGAGCGCCGGGCTGCCGTGAGCGGCATGCTGCCCGCGCCGGTGCTTCCACCCGGCACGTTCGCCGGCAAGAACATTCCTTTCTATACCGCCCAGGGCTATGGCGGCAATCTACCGAAGCTGCTCGAGGCAGCGGCCGGCGCCGGCCACTTCAATCCGTACACCGATCCCGACGGGGTGTCGCGCCGCGTGCCCATGCTGGTGGAATACAAGGGCGCCTACTACGAGCCGCTGTCGCTCGCGATGGTGCGCGTGCTGCTGGGGATGTCGGCAGCCGCCAAGAGCGGGGCGACGACGATCAGCCTGCCCAAGGTTGTGCCGGGATACCCCGCCGAGGGCATCTGGTCGCGCGGCTACCAGGGGCTGGAATGGCTGCAGGTGGGTCCGCTGCACATCCCCGTGGACGACCGCGTCACCGCGCTGGTGCCGTACCGGGGCAAACAAGGCAGCTTCAAGTACTTGCCCGCCGCGGACGTTATCCAGGGCAAGGCGGACCCAGCTGACCTCAAGGGGAAGATCGTGCTCGTCGGGACCACGGCGCCAGGACTGTTCGACCTGCGATCGACGCCGGTCGCTTCGGTCTTTCCCGGGGTGGAGATCCACGCCAACCTGATCGCCGGCATGCTCGACCAGAGCATCAAGCAAAAGCCCCCCTACGTGCTGGGCGCCGAGATCGTGCTGCTGCTGCTCACCGGAGTCGCCATGACCCTCGCACTGCCGCTGCTCACGCCGGACCGGCAGGCTCTCGCCACGGTGGGCGCGCTGGCGGCGGTGGTGGCGGTCAACATCGCGATCTTTCACTACGAAAACCTGGTGCTGCCGCTGGCATCGGGGGTGGTGATGATTGCGGTGCTGTTCATCTTCAGCATGGCGTACGGCTTTTTTGTCGAGGCCCGCGGCAAGCGCCAGATCACGAGTCTGTTCGGGCAATACGTCCCGCCGGAGCTGGTGGACGAGATGGCGAAGAACCCGGCGAGCTTCTCGATGGAGCCCGAGAGCCGCGAGATGACCGTGCTGTTCTCCGACGTGCGCGGCTTCACGACGATTTCCGAGGGGTTGGAGCCGAAGGAACTTTCCAGCCTGATGAACGAATTCCTCACGCCCTTGACGGAAGTCATCTACAGTCAGCGCGGAACCATAGACAAGTACATGGGAGACGCCATCATGGCGTTCTGGGGTGCGCCGCTGCCGGCGCAGGACCATTCCAGGCAAGGCATCAAGGCGGCGCTGGAGATGCACCGCAAGCTGGCCGCGCTGCAACCCGAGTTCAGGAGCCGCAATTGGCCCCAGATCCAGATTGGCGTAGGCCTGAACACCGGGCGCATGAGCGTGGGCAACATGGGCTCGAGCGTCCGGCTCGCCTATACGGTCATGGGCGATGCCGTCAATCTCGCCTCCCGGCTCGAGAGCCTCACGAAGGAATACGGCGTTGCCATCATCGTCGGCGAATCGACCCGGAGCCTCACCGCCCAGGATTTCGTATACCGCGAGCTCGACCGCGTGCGGGTCAAGGGCAAGCTGGAACCCGTGGCCATTTACGAGCCGATCGGCGCGGCGGGCGAGGTGGACAAGCGCACCCTCGACGAGCTCAGGCTCTTCTCGCAGGCACTGAAGCTTTACCGCGCCCAGGATTGGGATATGGCGGAGCTGCAGTTGATCAACCTGCTGAAAATCTCACCCGAGAGCAGGCTCTACCAGCTCTACGTGGAACGCATCGGCGCGTTCCGTACCAGTCCGCCAGGCAGGGGCTGGGACGGCGCTTTCACTTTCGAGCACAAATAG
- a CDS encoding MBL fold metallo-hydrolase translates to MKLRILGCSGGIGGCLRTTSMLIDDDILIDAGTGAGELSIAQLSAIDHVFVTHSHMDHIASIPFIADTVGGMRAAPLTVHAIEATLDIIRTHVFNWKIWPDFTQIPSRENPYLRLQPVRIGTAVELGGRSITPVPANHVVPAVGYHVDSGRASLVFTGDTTSNDELWKVVNRIENLRYLIIETAFCNRERDLAVASKHLCPSMLAEELAKLRRKADVYITHLKPGEPDIIMREIEECAAEYAPRMLRNDQVFEL, encoded by the coding sequence ATGAAGCTGAGAATCCTCGGCTGCAGCGGCGGCATCGGCGGCTGCCTGCGCACCACCTCGATGCTGATCGACGACGACATCCTGATCGACGCAGGCACCGGGGCAGGGGAGCTCTCGATCGCCCAGCTGAGCGCGATAGACCACGTCTTCGTGACCCATTCGCACATGGATCACATCGCCTCCATTCCGTTCATCGCCGATACGGTCGGCGGCATGCGCGCCGCACCCCTTACGGTGCATGCCATCGAGGCAACTCTGGACATCATCCGCACCCACGTTTTCAACTGGAAGATCTGGCCCGATTTCACCCAGATCCCGAGCCGGGAGAACCCCTATCTGCGACTGCAGCCGGTTCGAATCGGCACCGCAGTCGAGCTGGGAGGGCGCTCGATCACTCCGGTGCCGGCGAACCACGTCGTGCCTGCGGTGGGCTATCATGTGGACAGCGGGCGCGCAAGCCTCGTCTTCACCGGCGATACCACCAGCAACGACGAACTGTGGAAAGTCGTGAACCGGATCGAGAACCTGCGCTACCTGATCATAGAAACGGCGTTCTGCAACAGGGAGCGGGATTTGGCCGTCGCGTCCAAGCATCTGTGCCCCAGCATGCTGGCCGAGGAGCTGGCGAAGCTCAGGCGCAAGGCCGACGTCTATATCACGCACCTCAAGCCGGGCGAGCCCGACATCATCATGCGCGAGATCGAAGAATGCGCGGCCGAATATGCCCCGCGCATGTTGCGCAACGACCAAGTATTCGAGCTATGA
- a CDS encoding GAF domain-containing protein, which produces MSSVLESKPAAEDSVLAEKLTFSRNLQAVTNKIHATNNIDEIMLELSQDICSLFNADRLTLYAVSEDKVSIISKVKMGLNQFKDLKLPISEQSIAGYCATHKRVINIRDVYDDTELKSYSPQLNFLKEVDKRTGYRTKQMLVAPVIDGPSKDLMGVIQIINSKGGQPFSTMVEEGVTHLAETLAIAFRQRSKAAQPAIVRGKYDALVTNAVISAEELELATRSARRKNLEVETVLLDEFQVKSNAMGEALAAFFGVPHEPYRADRIKPLDLLRNLKRDFCESSGWVPVDDGKDGLLVVTTDPEKIRSSRVVNNVFPKAKLVFKVCSQREFGLTLDQMFGAETDLGGTIDDMLGDMDEIELEEAGAGDDAVSAANDNELVKLVNKVIVDAYSQGASDIHIEPYPGKQKTEIRFRKDGSLQPYISVPSSYRSAIAARLKIMCDLDISEKRKPQDGKIKFKKFGPLDIELRVATIPTQGGMEDIVMRILAAGEPIPLDKLGLSARNLERMKSAIEKPYGLFFVCGPTGSGKTTSLHSVLGYLNTPDTKIWTAEDPVEITQRGLRQVQMNPKAGLSFGVAMKAFLRADPDIIMVGEMRDKETTATGIEASLTGHLVFATLHTNSAPESVVRLLDMGMDPFNFADALLGVLAQRLAKRLCGKCKRPHAATQPEIDALLDEYAQELAHTTSWKQDSEGQRAALAKEWVQGFGNDKSEIVLYEALGCEVCGGTGYKGRVGLHELLLGSDAVKKHIQEHARVAEIVATALEDGMRTLKQDGIEKVLQGITDIKQVRAVCIK; this is translated from the coding sequence ATGAGCAGCGTACTCGAAAGCAAGCCGGCCGCGGAAGACAGCGTGCTCGCCGAGAAGCTGACGTTCTCGCGCAACCTGCAGGCGGTGACCAACAAGATCCATGCGACCAACAACATCGACGAGATCATGTTGGAGCTGTCGCAGGATATCTGCTCGTTGTTCAACGCCGATCGCCTGACGCTCTATGCCGTGTCCGAGGACAAGGTGTCCATCATCTCCAAGGTGAAGATGGGCCTGAACCAGTTCAAAGACCTGAAGCTGCCGATCAGCGAGCAGAGCATCGCCGGCTACTGCGCCACGCACAAGCGGGTGATCAACATCCGCGACGTGTACGACGACACCGAGCTCAAGTCCTACAGCCCGCAGCTCAACTTCCTGAAGGAGGTCGACAAGCGCACGGGCTATCGCACCAAGCAGATGCTGGTGGCGCCGGTGATCGACGGGCCCAGCAAGGACCTGATGGGCGTCATCCAGATCATCAACAGCAAGGGCGGGCAGCCGTTCTCGACCATGGTCGAGGAGGGCGTGACGCATCTGGCGGAGACGCTCGCCATCGCCTTCCGCCAGCGCAGCAAGGCGGCGCAGCCCGCCATCGTGCGCGGGAAGTACGATGCGCTGGTGACCAACGCAGTGATCTCGGCCGAGGAGCTGGAGCTCGCGACGCGCTCGGCGCGCCGCAAGAATCTCGAGGTCGAGACCGTCCTGCTGGACGAGTTCCAGGTCAAGTCGAATGCCATGGGCGAGGCCCTCGCGGCCTTCTTTGGCGTGCCCCACGAGCCCTACCGTGCGGACCGGATCAAGCCGCTCGACCTGCTGCGCAACCTCAAGCGCGATTTCTGCGAATCCAGCGGCTGGGTGCCGGTCGACGACGGCAAGGATGGCCTCCTGGTTGTCACCACCGACCCCGAGAAGATCAGGAGCTCGCGGGTGGTGAACAATGTCTTTCCGAAGGCGAAGCTCGTCTTCAAGGTCTGCTCGCAGCGCGAGTTCGGCCTGACGCTGGACCAGATGTTCGGCGCCGAGACCGACCTGGGCGGGACGATCGACGACATGCTCGGCGACATGGACGAGATCGAGCTGGAGGAGGCCGGCGCCGGCGACGATGCGGTCAGCGCCGCCAACGACAACGAGCTGGTGAAGCTCGTCAACAAGGTCATCGTGGATGCGTACAGCCAGGGGGCGTCCGACATCCACATCGAGCCCTATCCCGGCAAGCAGAAGACCGAAATCCGCTTCCGCAAGGATGGCTCCTTGCAGCCCTACATCTCGGTTCCGTCCAGCTATCGCAGTGCGATCGCGGCGCGGTTGAAGATCATGTGCGACCTGGACATTTCGGAGAAGCGCAAGCCCCAGGACGGCAAGATCAAATTCAAGAAGTTCGGCCCGCTCGACATCGAGCTGCGCGTGGCGACCATTCCCACCCAGGGGGGTATGGAAGACATCGTCATGCGGATACTGGCCGCGGGCGAGCCGATTCCGCTCGACAAGCTGGGGCTGTCGGCTCGCAATCTCGAACGCATGAAGTCCGCGATCGAGAAACCCTACGGACTTTTCTTCGTCTGCGGTCCCACCGGTTCGGGCAAGACCACTTCGCTGCACTCCGTGCTCGGTTATCTCAACACGCCCGACACCAAGATCTGGACCGCCGAGGACCCGGTGGAAATCACCCAGCGGGGCCTGCGCCAGGTGCAGATGAATCCGAAGGCCGGGCTTTCGTTCGGGGTCGCGATGAAGGCGTTCCTGCGCGCCGACCCGGACATCATCATGGTGGGGGAGATGCGCGACAAGGAGACCACCGCCACTGGCATCGAAGCTTCGCTCACCGGACATCTGGTGTTCGCGACCCTGCACACCAACAGCGCGCCCGAGTCGGTCGTCCGCCTGCTCGACATGGGCATGGACCCGTTCAATTTCGCCGACGCCCTGCTCGGTGTGCTCGCGCAGCGCCTGGCCAAGCGCCTGTGCGGCAAGTGCAAGCGCCCGCATGCGGCCACCCAGCCGGAAATCGATGCGCTGCTGGACGAATACGCGCAAGAGCTCGCCCATACGACGAGCTGGAAGCAGGATTCGGAGGGACAACGCGCCGCGCTCGCCAAGGAGTGGGTGCAGGGCTTCGGCAACGACAAGAGCGAGATCGTGCTTTACGAGGCGCTGGGCTGCGAAGTGTGCGGCGGCACCGGCTACAAGGGGCGGGTCGGATTGCACGAGCTGCTGCTGGGCTCGGACGCGGTCAAGAAGCATATCCAGGAGCACGCGCGCGTGGCGGAAATCGTCGCCACGGCCCTGGAAGACGGCATGCGTACGCTCAAGCAGGACGGCATCGAGAAGGTCCTGCAGGGCATCACCGACATCAAGCAGGTTCGCGCGGTATGCATCAAGTAG
- a CDS encoding FHA domain-containing protein, translating to MAKLILSLDGTVMKEVPLDKERLTIGRRSSNDLQIDNLAVSGEHALIVTILNDSFLEDLGSTNGTLVNGVPIKKHILQHNDVVEIGKYKLKYIAEHMATGIQPGVAAEFEKTMVIRPGMAARAAQTGAGPAFGASPAATATSTQPAPMGQAPSLITGQQPGPAAPPPSPPPAAVRPTTQPFATATQSHAAPAPTQTNLQPQAPAQAGQLVGAIQILTGPSAGKELELVKNLTTLGKPSVQVAVITRRPQGYYITHVEGANFPIVNGRTLDAQAHPLRDHDVVELAGVKMEFFHKGG from the coding sequence ATGGCGAAGCTGATTCTCAGTCTGGACGGGACGGTGATGAAGGAAGTCCCCCTCGACAAGGAGCGCCTGACCATCGGGCGCCGTTCGAGCAATGACCTCCAGATCGACAATCTGGCCGTAAGTGGCGAGCACGCCCTGATCGTCACCATCCTCAACGATTCGTTTCTCGAGGATCTCGGCAGCACCAACGGCACGCTCGTCAACGGCGTGCCGATCAAGAAGCACATCCTGCAGCACAACGACGTGGTCGAGATCGGCAAGTACAAGCTGAAGTACATCGCGGAGCACATGGCAACCGGCATCCAGCCTGGCGTCGCGGCCGAATTCGAGAAGACCATGGTCATACGCCCCGGGATGGCGGCGCGCGCCGCGCAGACCGGCGCGGGCCCGGCCTTCGGTGCAAGCCCCGCCGCCACGGCAACTTCTACCCAACCGGCGCCGATGGGTCAGGCCCCGAGCCTGATTACCGGCCAGCAGCCCGGGCCCGCTGCCCCGCCCCCATCGCCGCCGCCAGCCGCAGTGAGGCCCACGACGCAGCCCTTCGCGACTGCGACGCAGTCGCATGCGGCGCCCGCGCCCACCCAGACCAACCTGCAGCCGCAGGCCCCGGCGCAGGCGGGTCAATTGGTGGGCGCGATCCAGATCCTGACCGGGCCGAGCGCCGGCAAGGAGCTCGAGCTGGTCAAGAACCTCACCACCCTCGGCAAGCCCAGCGTCCAGGTGGCCGTCATCACCCGGCGCCCGCAAGGCTACTACATCACTCACGTCGAGGGCGCCAACTTTCCGATCGTGAACGGCAGGACGCTCGACGCGCAGGCGCACCCGCTGCGCGATCACGACGTCGTCGAATTGGCCGGTGTGAAGATGGAGTTCTTTCACAAGGGCGGCTGA
- a CDS encoding GAF domain-containing protein yields MDSSDAEGLFKRLEELNGIGVSLSKEKDITRLLEKILIAAKTITNADGGTLYRINDEGNCQFEIMRTDSLNIAMGGTTGVPIPFYPIHLIGRDGLANNSMVVAYSVLHDSTVNIPDAYAAEGFDFSGTKNFDKKTGYRSKSFLTVPMKNHENEIIGVLQLINAQDRASGEIIAFSAADQSLAESLASQAAIALTNRLLINQLEDLFEAFINLINTAIDDKSPYTGGHCQRVPVLTMMLAEAAIRTRTGPLRDFSLDEHALYELKLAGLLHDCGKVTTPVHIVDKATKLQTIFDRIDLIDTRFEAVKREAEIEMLKAKLKLLGGNARADTPGLDAELGQRIAALDDDRNFLRRVNIGGESMSLEEVERVQRIARIEWTNEEGERAPLLSADEVYNLSITRGTLTREDRQIINNHVAMTFKMLSALPWPKHLRGVPEIAASHHERLDGKGYFRGLTEEQMP; encoded by the coding sequence ATGGATTCGTCCGACGCGGAAGGCCTGTTCAAGCGCCTCGAGGAGCTGAACGGCATCGGCGTGTCCCTCTCCAAGGAGAAGGACATCACCCGGCTGCTGGAAAAAATCCTGATCGCGGCCAAGACGATCACGAACGCCGACGGCGGCACCCTCTATCGCATCAACGACGAGGGCAACTGCCAGTTCGAGATCATGCGCACGGACTCGCTCAACATCGCCATGGGCGGGACCACGGGCGTGCCGATCCCGTTCTATCCGATCCACTTGATCGGACGCGACGGCCTGGCGAACAACTCGATGGTGGTGGCGTACTCGGTGCTGCACGACAGCACCGTCAACATCCCGGATGCGTACGCTGCGGAAGGGTTCGATTTCTCCGGCACCAAGAACTTCGACAAGAAGACCGGCTACCGCTCGAAGTCGTTCCTCACGGTGCCGATGAAGAACCACGAGAACGAGATCATCGGCGTGCTGCAGCTTATCAACGCCCAGGATCGCGCGAGCGGAGAGATCATCGCGTTCTCGGCCGCCGACCAGAGCCTGGCCGAGTCGCTCGCCTCGCAGGCGGCGATCGCGCTCACCAACCGGTTGCTGATCAACCAGCTGGAAGATCTGTTCGAGGCGTTCATCAACCTCATCAACACCGCGATCGACGACAAGTCGCCCTACACCGGCGGGCACTGCCAGCGCGTTCCGGTGCTCACCATGATGCTCGCCGAGGCGGCCATCCGCACCCGCACGGGGCCATTGCGCGACTTCTCGCTCGACGAGCACGCCCTCTACGAACTGAAGCTCGCAGGCCTTCTGCACGATTGCGGCAAGGTGACCACGCCGGTGCACATCGTCGACAAGGCAACCAAGCTGCAGACGATCTTCGACCGCATCGATTTGATCGACACGCGCTTCGAGGCGGTCAAGCGCGAGGCCGAGATCGAGATGCTGAAGGCGAAACTCAAGCTGCTCGGCGGGAATGCGCGGGCCGACACCCCCGGTCTGGATGCGGAGCTCGGACAGCGTATCGCCGCGCTCGACGACGATCGCAACTTCCTGCGCCGCGTCAACATCGGCGGCGAGTCGATGAGCCTCGAAGAGGTCGAGCGCGTGCAACGCATCGCGCGCATCGAGTGGACCAACGAGGAAGGGGAACGAGCGCCGTTGCTGAGCGCCGACGAGGTGTACAACCTGTCGATCACGCGCGGCACGCTCACGCGCGAGGACCGGCAGATCATCAACAACCACGTCGCGATGACCTTCAAGATGCTATCGGCGCTGCCGTGGCCCAAGCACCTGCGCGGCGTGCCCGAGATCGCGGCGAGCCACCATGAGCGCCTCGACGGGAAAGGTTACTTCAGGGGCCTGACCGAGGAGCAAATGCC